A section of the Metabacillus endolithicus genome encodes:
- a CDS encoding YesL family protein, protein MESSSWMGGLLRVCDWISKLAYLNLLWLGFTVVGFGVLGFAPATVAMFTILRKWIMGESSIAIFPLFLSVYKSEFKKANILWSCLLVSVLFMYVDLVLINSMQGILHYMFLSFFVIAFILMLIITVYIFPVYVHFEGSILHYFKSAILLGASFPGRTILMMLSIGTGILISILFPGVGLLFFGSGISFALMYFSFSIFMTKLENTKSFK, encoded by the coding sequence TTGGAATCGTCTAGCTGGATGGGAGGCTTGTTACGGGTTTGTGATTGGATTAGTAAGTTAGCTTATCTAAATTTATTATGGCTGGGTTTTACAGTAGTGGGATTTGGTGTTTTAGGTTTTGCGCCTGCAACGGTGGCTATGTTTACAATTTTACGTAAGTGGATTATGGGGGAAAGTAGTATCGCAATCTTTCCATTATTCTTGTCAGTTTATAAAAGTGAATTTAAGAAGGCAAATATTTTATGGAGTTGCCTTTTAGTTTCAGTCTTATTTATGTATGTTGATTTAGTTTTAATCAACTCAATGCAAGGAATTTTACATTATATGTTTTTAAGTTTCTTTGTTATAGCTTTCATTTTAATGCTAATTATTACAGTGTATATATTTCCGGTTTATGTTCATTTCGAGGGTTCGATCCTTCACTACTTTAAATCTGCTATCCTCCTAGGTGCTTCGTTTCCAGGTCGAACTATTTTAATGATGCTATCGATAGGAACTGGAATTTTAATTAGCATCCTTTTTCCTGGTGTTGGTCTTTTGTTTTTTGGAAGTGGAATTAGCTTTGCATTAATGTACTTCTCTTTTTCAATTTTT